A window from Aliamphritea hakodatensis encodes these proteins:
- a CDS encoding lipid A deacylase LpxR family protein encodes MNCLLLCAGLISATVQAAEPAPEDSQSLAPEWAENGTLNLYFENDLFAETDQNYTNGIRASYVTGDLTSFLNDPELPEWIRRYNTLINPLLNWHNPNINPQETHRNLVVTFGQQIFTPSDIDRTTVDPDDRPYAGWLYLGLGYNQNNDRWMDSTQLNIGVIGPAALGQEAQDFIHDLRGFEKFKGWDNQLDNEPGFQFVYETKYRQDDYRLIDDLNYDVIYHSGFSLGNVATYLNAGAELRIGWNLPNDFGTSTLRPGGDNSAPGRYKLGTTTSVHTFFSADARLVARDIFLDGNTFSSSHSVDKEYLVGDLAAGIAVLSGRWKIAYAQIFRTKEFKGQPSSHSYGSLSITYNF; translated from the coding sequence TTGAACTGCCTGTTACTGTGCGCCGGACTGATATCCGCAACAGTACAGGCAGCAGAACCCGCCCCTGAAGATTCCCAGTCCCTGGCGCCTGAATGGGCGGAAAACGGTACCCTTAACCTCTACTTTGAAAATGATCTGTTTGCTGAAACCGATCAGAATTATACCAACGGTATACGGGCGTCTTACGTTACCGGCGACCTCACCAGCTTTTTAAACGATCCCGAGCTGCCGGAATGGATCCGTCGCTATAACACCCTCATTAACCCGCTGCTCAACTGGCACAATCCGAACATTAACCCGCAGGAAACACACCGCAACCTGGTGGTAACCTTTGGACAGCAAATATTCACCCCCAGTGACATCGACCGCACCACAGTTGACCCGGACGACCGCCCTTATGCAGGGTGGCTGTATCTGGGACTCGGCTATAACCAGAACAATGATCGCTGGATGGACTCTACCCAGCTAAACATAGGTGTTATTGGCCCGGCGGCACTGGGCCAGGAAGCCCAGGATTTTATTCATGACCTGCGCGGGTTTGAAAAATTCAAAGGCTGGGATAACCAGTTGGATAATGAGCCTGGTTTTCAGTTCGTCTACGAAACCAAGTACAGACAGGACGACTACCGGCTGATTGATGACCTGAATTACGATGTTATCTATCACAGTGGTTTCAGCCTCGGGAACGTCGCCACCTATCTGAACGCCGGTGCAGAGTTGCGTATCGGCTGGAACCTGCCAAACGACTTTGGTACATCCACCCTGCGCCCCGGTGGCGACAACAGCGCACCGGGCCGGTATAAACTGGGGACAACCACCAGCGTCCATACATTTTTCTCTGCCGATGCGCGGCTGGTTGCCAGGGACATATTTCTCGACGGCAACACCTTCAGTAGCAGCCATTCCGTCGACAAAGAATATCTGGTGGGCGACCTTGCTGCCGGTATTGCAGTATTAAGTGGCCGCTGGAAAATTGCCTATGCACAGATTTTCCGCACCAAAGAATTTAAGGGCCAGCCGAGCAGCCACAGTTACGGATCGTTATCCATTACATATAATTTCTGA
- the hisA gene encoding phosphoribosylformimino-5-aminoimidazole carboxamide ribotide isomerase translates to MTKFRPCIDLHQGQVKQIVGGSLNDQGADTNFVSQHDAAHYANLYRQHNLTGGHVIALGPGNKEQALNALSQWPDGLQFGGGVNAENAAEFLAAGASHVIVTSYLFENGQFSWQRLEEIKQITGAERLILDLSCRRTASGWNIATDRWQTVTDTPVNAATLASLSEHCAEFLIHAADVEGLQGGIDEDLVTLLGEACTIPVTYAGGARSLEDLKLVDTLSGGKVDLTIGSALDIFGGKGVTLEDCINWNNQH, encoded by the coding sequence GTGACCAAATTTCGCCCCTGCATAGACCTCCATCAGGGTCAGGTAAAACAGATTGTCGGTGGCAGCCTGAACGATCAGGGCGCTGACACAAATTTTGTCAGCCAGCATGATGCCGCCCACTACGCCAACCTGTACCGTCAGCACAACCTGACCGGAGGCCATGTCATTGCACTGGGCCCGGGAAATAAAGAACAGGCACTCAACGCCCTGTCACAATGGCCTGACGGACTGCAGTTTGGCGGTGGCGTCAATGCAGAAAACGCTGCAGAATTCCTGGCAGCGGGCGCATCCCATGTCATCGTCACCTCTTACCTGTTCGAAAACGGTCAGTTCAGCTGGCAGCGGCTGGAAGAAATCAAACAGATTACCGGTGCTGAGCGGCTGATTCTTGACCTCAGCTGCCGCCGCACCGCATCAGGCTGGAATATTGCCACCGACCGCTGGCAAACCGTTACCGATACCCCGGTTAACGCAGCAACGCTGGCTTCCTTAAGTGAACACTGCGCTGAATTTCTGATTCACGCAGCGGATGTTGAAGGGCTGCAGGGCGGCATTGATGAAGATCTGGTCACCCTGCTGGGTGAGGCCTGCACCATTCCTGTCACATACGCTGGCGGCGCCCGCAGCCTTGAAGACCTGAAACTGGTCGATACCCTGTCCGGCGGCAAAGTTGATCTGACCATTGGCAGTGCGCTGGATATTTTTGGCGGTAAAGGTGTCACACTGGAAGACTGTATAAACTGGAATAACCAACACTGA
- a CDS encoding DUF4197 domain-containing protein, which yields MKTSNLILSTTLATLLALPAQAGFGDLLKEVENAGKDILKETTQSSDSGNKAAGLDYNTLVAGLKEALDVGSRRAVESLGQTDGYMSNALARIPLPEPLEKASSLMRKFGLGDQVDQFELSMNRAAEKAAPQATEIIVSTIKDMSIEDAEKILNGPDNAATEYFRSKTSARLTELFKPSIKHSMDQVGATRYYSQLSQEANKVPLVGDVAKGYNLEDHVTSSALDGLFNMLAAEEKKIRENPAARTTELLKQVFK from the coding sequence ATGAAGACTTCTAATCTGATTCTCAGTACCACGCTGGCAACATTACTCGCGCTGCCGGCACAAGCAGGCTTTGGCGACCTCCTCAAAGAAGTGGAAAACGCCGGCAAAGACATTCTCAAAGAAACGACCCAATCATCAGACTCCGGAAATAAAGCCGCCGGGCTGGATTACAACACCCTGGTTGCCGGTCTTAAAGAAGCCCTGGATGTGGGTAGCCGCCGGGCGGTGGAATCACTGGGCCAGACCGACGGTTATATGTCTAACGCGCTGGCCCGTATTCCTTTGCCGGAGCCGCTGGAAAAAGCCAGCAGCCTGATGCGCAAATTCGGCCTGGGCGACCAGGTGGATCAGTTCGAACTGAGCATGAACCGCGCGGCAGAGAAAGCCGCCCCACAGGCTACCGAGATTATTGTTTCCACCATTAAGGACATGAGCATCGAAGATGCCGAAAAGATTCTTAACGGCCCGGATAACGCGGCGACAGAATATTTTCGCAGTAAAACCTCTGCCCGCCTGACCGAACTGTTTAAACCAAGCATTAAACACTCAATGGATCAGGTAGGCGCGACCCGCTATTACAGCCAGTTAAGCCAGGAAGCCAATAAAGTCCCACTGGTGGGTGACGTAGCAAAAGGCTATAACCTGGAAGATCACGTGACCAGCAGTGCGCTGGACGGGCTGTTTAACATGCTCGCAGCCGAAGAAAAGAAGATCCGCGAAAACCCGGCTGCACGCACCACAGAACTTTTGAAACAAGTCTTTAAATAA
- a CDS encoding peptidylprolyl isomerase produces the protein MKHLMTRISAVLIAMMLLCSNAFAADNPVVTLTTSEGTITLELYPEKAPHTVKNFLAYVDNGFYPGTVFHRVIDDFMIQGGGFTSKMTKKETLPPIINESANGLINKKGSISMARTQVADSATSQFFINLKDNHFLNGTPGKPGYAVFGQVIEGMDVVEKIGKTRTGNSGRYQNVPVKRITINSAERS, from the coding sequence ATGAAACACCTGATGACCCGGATCAGCGCTGTGCTGATCGCCATGATGCTTCTCTGCAGCAATGCCTTTGCAGCTGACAACCCGGTGGTGACCCTGACAACCTCGGAGGGCACCATCACGCTGGAACTCTATCCCGAAAAAGCCCCTCACACAGTGAAAAACTTCCTGGCCTATGTGGATAACGGCTTCTATCCGGGGACGGTGTTTCACCGGGTCATTGATGACTTTATGATTCAGGGTGGTGGCTTTACCAGCAAAATGACCAAAAAAGAAACTCTGCCCCCGATCATCAATGAATCAGCCAACGGCCTGATTAACAAGAAAGGTAGCATTTCTATGGCCCGTACCCAGGTTGCAGACAGTGCCACATCACAGTTTTTCATTAACCTGAAGGATAATCACTTCCTGAACGGTACGCCGGGCAAACCCGGTTATGCGGTGTTTGGTCAGGTGATCGAAGGGATGGATGTGGTCGAGAAGATCGGTAAAACCCGCACCGGCAACAGCGGCCGCTATCAGAATGTGCCGGTGAAGAGAATCACCATCAACAGTGCTGAACGTTCATAA
- a CDS encoding YiiD C-terminal domain-containing protein produces MSEQIPQAQLETDPEKFLPWLQSQIPLLSHMGMKPLHFKDNTLVMAAELAPNVNDKGTGFGGSLATLATLCGWALVTLGLRREGLDCDVMIRDSQLKYLAPVTGDFAAQAAFPEAEWPGFVSYLQENGRSRVTLNVVITQQGESPALTLTGTYFARIR; encoded by the coding sequence ATGTCCGAGCAGATTCCGCAAGCGCAGCTGGAGACCGATCCGGAGAAGTTTCTGCCCTGGCTGCAGTCGCAGATTCCGTTACTCAGCCATATGGGCATGAAACCGCTGCATTTTAAGGATAATACTCTGGTAATGGCTGCGGAACTGGCGCCTAACGTGAATGACAAAGGCACTGGCTTTGGCGGTTCGCTGGCAACGCTGGCGACCCTGTGTGGCTGGGCGCTGGTGACGCTGGGATTGCGGCGTGAAGGGCTGGACTGCGATGTGATGATCCGCGACAGCCAGCTGAAGTATCTGGCACCGGTGACCGGTGACTTTGCGGCTCAGGCGGCGTTTCCTGAAGCGGAATGGCCTGGCTTTGTCAGCTATCTGCAGGAAAATGGCCGCAGCAGGGTGACCCTGAATGTTGTCATCACTCAGCAGGGAGAAAGCCCGGCACTAACCCTGACGGGGACCTATTTCGCCAGGATCCGCTAA
- a CDS encoding nitroreductase family protein, with translation MDALTNLQQRFSQPLLQEPGPDAAQLDNMFTAAMRAPDHAALRPWRFLVIEGDARGELGELYARAALQANPDVTEDVLTRNRKMTFRAPTIIVAIAAVTEHPKVPASEQLIAAGCAVQNMLLAANAQGVGAMWRTGGVAYDPVVKEGLGLAAHEEIIGFVYMGTPGKQRTAPLLDSNDYVSRWPA, from the coding sequence ATGGATGCGTTAACTAATTTACAGCAACGTTTTTCCCAGCCTTTGTTACAGGAACCCGGCCCGGACGCCGCCCAGCTGGACAATATGTTTACGGCGGCAATGCGTGCCCCTGACCATGCAGCACTGCGGCCATGGCGTTTTCTGGTCATAGAGGGGGACGCCCGTGGTGAACTGGGCGAGCTGTATGCCCGTGCAGCACTGCAGGCTAACCCGGATGTGACTGAAGATGTCCTGACCCGTAACCGTAAAATGACCTTCCGTGCGCCGACCATCATTGTGGCAATTGCCGCAGTGACTGAACATCCGAAAGTCCCCGCCAGTGAACAGCTGATTGCGGCAGGGTGTGCTGTGCAAAACATGCTGTTGGCAGCCAATGCGCAGGGGGTGGGCGCTATGTGGCGCACCGGCGGTGTTGCTTACGACCCGGTGGTCAAAGAAGGCCTGGGGCTGGCAGCCCATGAAGAGATCATCGGGTTTGTCTATATGGGTACTCCCGGCAAGCAGCGAACCGCGCCATTGTTAGACAGCAATGACTATGTCAGCCGCTGGCCGGCTTAG
- the queF gene encoding NADPH-dependent 7-cyano-7-deazaguanine reductase QueF (Catalyzes the NADPH-dependent reduction of 7-cyano-7-deazaguanine (preQ0) to 7-aminomethyl-7-deazaguanine (preQ1) in queuosine biosynthesis) has product MKEIEESLHHAPLGADTQYVNQYDPGLLYPIQRDLNWQARGVEQRSLPFTGVDIWNAYEVSWLNLKGKPVVRLAEFRIPADSSHIIESKSFKLYLNSFNLTAFATEAEVQQRMQTDLSAAAGAEVQVALLALDGAGQVSQFSGECIDELDVEISDYEPNADCLGLREDATEEVTESLYSHLLKSNCPVTGQPDWASIVIEYRGAPVNREGLLKYLVSYREHGDFHEQCVESIFMDIWQQCQPQALTVYARYLRRGGLDINPYRSSQAVVPENLRLSRQ; this is encoded by the coding sequence ATGAAAGAGATAGAAGAAAGTTTACATCATGCCCCGCTGGGGGCAGATACACAGTACGTGAATCAGTATGACCCGGGACTGCTGTATCCGATCCAGCGGGATCTGAACTGGCAGGCCCGTGGCGTAGAGCAGCGCAGCCTGCCGTTTACCGGCGTGGATATCTGGAATGCCTATGAAGTCTCCTGGCTGAATCTGAAAGGTAAGCCTGTGGTGCGTCTGGCAGAATTCCGTATTCCTGCTGATTCCAGCCATATTATTGAGTCCAAATCCTTCAAACTGTATCTGAACTCTTTTAACCTGACAGCCTTTGCAACCGAAGCAGAAGTGCAGCAACGGATGCAGACAGATCTTTCTGCCGCGGCAGGTGCTGAGGTTCAGGTGGCGTTGCTGGCGCTGGACGGTGCCGGTCAGGTCAGTCAGTTCAGCGGTGAGTGCATTGACGAGCTGGATGTGGAAATTTCCGATTATGAGCCGAATGCGGACTGTCTGGGCTTACGCGAAGATGCCACTGAAGAAGTGACAGAAAGTCTCTACAGCCATTTGCTGAAGTCGAACTGCCCGGTAACCGGCCAGCCTGACTGGGCCAGTATTGTGATTGAATATCGTGGCGCCCCGGTCAACCGCGAAGGCTTACTGAAGTATCTGGTGTCGTACCGTGAGCACGGTGATTTCCATGAGCAGTGTGTCGAGTCTATTTTCATGGATATCTGGCAGCAGTGTCAGCCACAGGCGCTGACGGTCTATGCCCGTTATCTGCGCCGGGGCGGTCTGGATATTAATCCGTATCGCAGCAGTCAGGCAGTGGTGCCTGAAAATCTTCGCTTAAGCCGCCAGTAA
- a CDS encoding ABC transporter permease: protein MSNKELWVAFMTIVSREIRRFTRIWGQTLLPPAITMTLYFIIFGNLIGSRIGEMGGFDYMEYIVPGLIMMSVITNSYSNVVSSFYSTKFQRHIEELLVSPVPNWVILSGYVVGGSARGLGVGFIVTCLSLFFTDLQIHNLWVMVAVVLLTAILFSLGGFINAVFANSFDDVSIIPTFVLTPLTYLGGVFYSISLLPAFWQGVSQLNPILYMVNTFRYGILGVSDIDIVFAFSMIIVFILVLFAYSLHLLGSGRGIRH, encoded by the coding sequence ATGAGCAATAAAGAACTTTGGGTTGCATTCATGACCATTGTCAGCCGCGAGATTCGCCGCTTTACGCGGATCTGGGGGCAGACGCTGCTGCCGCCTGCCATCACAATGACACTCTATTTCATTATCTTCGGGAATCTGATCGGCTCGCGGATCGGTGAAATGGGCGGCTTTGATTACATGGAATATATCGTGCCCGGGCTGATCATGATGTCGGTCATCACTAACTCTTACAGTAATGTGGTGTCTTCGTTTTACAGCACCAAGTTCCAGCGGCATATAGAAGAGTTGCTGGTTTCTCCGGTACCTAACTGGGTGATTCTGAGCGGCTATGTGGTCGGCGGCTCTGCACGTGGGCTGGGGGTCGGCTTTATTGTTACCTGTCTGTCACTGTTTTTTACCGACCTGCAAATTCATAACCTGTGGGTGATGGTGGCCGTTGTATTACTGACCGCGATTCTGTTTTCGCTGGGTGGCTTCATTAATGCTGTATTTGCCAACAGCTTTGATGATGTATCGATCATACCGACATTCGTGCTGACCCCGCTGACCTACCTGGGGGGCGTATTTTATTCAATCAGCCTGTTGCCGGCATTCTGGCAGGGAGTTTCCCAGCTGAATCCGATTTTATATATGGTGAATACCTTCAGGTATGGCATTCTCGGGGTCAGTGATATTGATATCGTGTTTGCCTTCAGCATGATTATTGTTTTTATTCTGGTATTGTTTGCCTATTCGTTACATTTGCTGGGCTCCGGGCGGGGTATACGCCACTGA
- a CDS encoding ABC transporter ATP-binding protein has product MTRALTVQNLRKVYGNGFEALKGISFEVQQGDFFALLGPNGAGKSTTLGIVSSLVNKTSGQISVFGHDLDTDAAAAKRELGVVPQEFNFNMFEKVKDIVTTQAGYYGIAAAEASERADHYLEKLGLWEKRNDISRMLSGGMKRRLMIARALVHEPRLLILDEPTAGVDIELRRSMWEFLEEINAEGTSIILTTHYLEEAEQLCRNIAIIDHGEIIQNTTMSALLAQLNTESFVLDVSPALQQAPRLDGYAVALDTDQRLLVEVEKNKGMNPIFSQLAEQGIEVTSMRNKSNRLEELFVSLVDKNLK; this is encoded by the coding sequence ATGACCCGCGCATTAACCGTTCAGAATCTTCGTAAAGTGTATGGCAATGGCTTTGAAGCTTTAAAAGGGATTTCTTTCGAGGTTCAGCAGGGAGACTTCTTTGCATTGCTCGGACCTAACGGTGCCGGTAAATCAACGACCCTTGGCATCGTGTCATCGCTGGTCAATAAAACCTCGGGACAGATTTCCGTATTCGGACATGATCTGGACACCGATGCCGCTGCGGCGAAACGTGAGCTGGGGGTTGTGCCGCAGGAGTTTAATTTCAATATGTTTGAGAAGGTGAAGGATATTGTCACCACTCAGGCAGGGTACTACGGCATTGCCGCCGCGGAAGCCTCAGAGCGGGCCGATCATTATCTGGAAAAGCTCGGCTTGTGGGAAAAGCGTAATGATATTTCCCGGATGCTGTCAGGGGGAATGAAGCGGCGGCTGATGATTGCCCGGGCGCTGGTCCACGAACCCAGACTGCTGATTCTGGATGAGCCGACTGCCGGCGTGGATATTGAGTTACGCCGGTCAATGTGGGAGTTTCTGGAAGAAATTAATGCTGAAGGGACCAGCATTATCCTTACTACACATTATCTGGAAGAAGCCGAGCAGCTGTGCCGCAATATTGCCATTATTGACCACGGCGAAATCATTCAGAACACGACCATGTCTGCCTTGCTGGCTCAGCTGAATACGGAATCCTTTGTGCTGGATGTCTCACCAGCCCTGCAACAGGCTCCCCGCCTGGATGGTTATGCGGTTGCACTGGATACTGACCAGCGTTTGCTGGTGGAAGTTGAAAAGAATAAGGGCATGAATCCTATCTTCAGCCAGTTGGCGGAGCAGGGCATTGAAGTGACCAGCATGCGTAATAAGAGCAACCGTCTTGAAGAGTTGTTTGTTTCGTTAGTGGATAAGAATCTTAAATAA
- a CDS encoding PA2817 family protein — protein MTPREEIAEAFRAVQSTLEKGLQATGSEDAIVAMQHRFENIYEAIEADEDYVYLAQETIANFFIMHPNLTHVIPRELLWRLGGSCLHFLTDDEITEFTRQEEQLH, from the coding sequence ATGACACCACGTGAAGAAATAGCCGAAGCATTCCGCGCCGTTCAAAGTACACTTGAGAAAGGCCTGCAGGCTACCGGCAGTGAAGATGCCATCGTCGCCATGCAACACCGCTTTGAGAACATCTATGAGGCAATCGAGGCCGATGAAGATTATGTCTATCTGGCACAGGAAACGATTGCTAACTTCTTCATCATGCATCCCAACCTCACCCACGTCATTCCCCGGGAACTGCTGTGGCGGCTGGGCGGCTCATGCCTGCATTTTCTGACCGATGATGAAATAACCGAATTTACCCGTCAGGAAGAACAGCTGCACTGA